The nucleotide window ACCATTACGTGGCTCGTGCAGAGTGCCACGGAGGGGGCGCCTCCCATCGGCAAGGCCCTTGCACCGCTGCCTATGTGGCAGACGCTCACCTTTGATCCCGCCACCGATGCGAAGACGCCGTTTACGGGTGATTGGCCGAGTCCTGCTCCCACCAAGGCTGTGCTGGAGGAATTGGCGTTCACCATCGACCAAGCGGCGCCAAATGTCGGACCTTACATGATCTACATCGACAACATCACCAGCGGCGGCGTCAACTTTGCCGACTTCGAGTCGATCCCGGCAGGACAGCAAGCCGTCTTCCGTCAGCCGAGTTACTCAGGCAGCACGAGCGGAAACATCGCGGCGGCGCCGAACCTGTCTGTGGTGGACGGGACCGTTGGCTACGGCGGTGGTCAGTCGTGTCGAATTGAGTGGGCGTTCAAGGATGAGGCCTTGACGCGGTGGCTCCGGCTAACCACCAACGACACGCCGAACATCCCCAACCCGATCATCGACCTGACGCAGCCGATCACGATGCAGGTTCTCTTCCAGCCGCTTGGCGCGAAACCGTGCAATGATCCGTTCGCCGACGTCGATGATGACGGAGATGTGGATCAGGCTGACTTTGCGGTCATGCAGAGGTGCATTGGATTGCCCTTGCCTCCTGGCGAGGGTGAAGATCCGACGCCGCTGCCGGCCGAATGCTTCTGCTTCGATCGTGCCCACGACGGGGATGTCGACTCGGATGACGTGGGCTTCTTCGAGGCCTGCGCCAGCGGCGCGGGTATCGCCGCCGATCCGGACTGCGACTGATCGCGGCATCGGTTGAGTAGTCTGTAATCCCTTCCGGGGACCGGTTCTGTATGGGGCCGGTCCCCGGTTCTTTTTGCGGCCCGTGCCGGAACCGGTGTGCAACTCGCGCCTTTCCAGGTCGCACGGACGATCATCATCCGTCGTATGAGACCGGCATCATGCGTGCTCAGCGCTCGCCGGCCCCGGGAATCCATTTTCGCCGACCCCAGAGGGGATTCTGGAGCCGCCAATGCCCTCTTTCGCCCCACACCTCCTCCGGCCCCGGCCACGAGCAACGAGCCGACAGCCCAAGGCTGTGAGCCACGTCGCCGCTCCGCTCCAACCGCCCTTTCCGGAGCACCCCTCTTGTTCTCTCCCTTGTCTGGCTGACAACTGAGAGCTGATCACTGAAAGCTCCCTTGCCCGCTCTTTGAAATCTGAAGACCAACCTCCTCCGGCCCAAACCAACAGCCAACAGTTCAAGACTCTTTCTGACCAAACGAACCCAACCCGCTCGGCCCGGAATCCTTTCCGGGCCGCATCCCCCGCGGAATCCTTTCCGCATTCGGCATTCATGACGATGGCAATCTTCCACCAGCAGGTAGGGCAGATCAAAGCCCTGCGAAGTCACACGGACGAATCAGGGCGCCGACACCTGCCTGGCATTCGGAACCGAGCCCCCGCCTGTCTGCGTCATCCGGCTCCAACGACGCAACGACACAACCGTTTTGGCGCCGCCGGAAAGAGTCGCGGGCTTGGCACGAAGCTGAACCCGTCCCGCACCCGGTACGGGGGCAACATCATTCGCGTGACCGCAACGGAAGTCCGGGCCGTTCGGATCGGCAACCGGACGGCCGCCGATCGCTATCGAAAAGGCCGCCTCAAACGCGCCGACGACGCAATGGTCCTCGAATGATGATTATTTTGGAGTAAATAGGCTTTTGTGTGCTCTATATCATCCGTTCTTGAGCAGCTCTTCCATGGTGACGACGCGTTCCTTGTCCATGGCCTCGCGCCCCAGAATCGCGGCCATCGCCCCATCGAACCCGGCTTGGACGTCTGCCAGCGGCCTGCGCTTCTCCCGGATGCATTTGAAGAAATCGTCGATCGCCAGTTGCGTCGAATCGCCGGCCGGCTCCGCCGGCGTCACCTTGTAGGGCTCGCCGAAGTTTCTCGGATAAACCATGCCGTTCTCGACGTCCACCGCCGCCTCCTCGCAGTAGACGATCTCCTGCCGGCCGTCCATCGGGATCTTCGGCGCCGAAATCCAGGAGTGGCTGTACGAAACCTTTTTATCCTTCCCATAGTCGAGCGAGAGGGCGTAATTGTCCATGATATCGCGACCCTTCGGCTCGAAACGCAGGCTCTGCTGGCCGAAGCCCGCCGCACGCACCGGCGGCCCGCCCAGAATCCAGTTGAACAGGTCGAACTCGTGCACCGCCTGCTCGACGATGGTGTCACCGCAGTATCGCTTCTCGAAAAGCCATTGCCGGTCGTGCGGCAGGTCGCCTACGTTGTGCCGGTGGGCACGTATGAAAATCGGCTTCCCCACCTCGCCGCTGAGAATCAGCTTGATGGACGACTGCCAGGGATGCGCATAACGCAACTGGGTTCCCCCTTGGTAGATGCCCTTAGCCGATCGAGCGGCCTCCAGCACGGCCTTGCAGTCCTTGACCGTCATACCCAGGGGCTTCTCGCAATAGAGGTGCAACCCGGCACTTAAGACCGCCACCGCCATTTCCGCGTGCAAGTACACGGGCGTGGCGATCACCACCGCATCCAAGTCTTTGAATTCGATGAGTTTGCGGTAGTCCTCAAAGAGCCGCGGCTCGTCTTGCTGGACCTTCTCGGCCGCTGCCCGGAGGTGCTTGGGGTCAATGTCGCACAAGGCCGTGACGCGAACGCCGGGCGACTTATTGACGGCATTGAGCAAGCCCGAACCGCGGCCGCCGATCCCGATCATGCCACAACGCAGGTCGTCCGCCGGCATCGTGGTCGGCTGGGTATCCTCGGCCCGAAGTCGCACGGCCCCCAACAAGACGGCGGACGCGACCCCCAAACCTTTCTCCAGTACCGCTCGACGTGAAAAGTCACTTTTTTGATGCATCGATGGTCCGCTCCTCTCAACACAATGGTTGCTTGCAGCACTTCGGAGCATTCTAATCGAGCAGTCGAGGCGCGAACAGCCACAGTGCCGATCTCAGACTGTCGCTTCGCCGCCAGGAATCGACCCCGTTGGAAATGCCCAAACCAGCGTAAAGCATCGCTGTAACAGGCGCGTTTTTTGGGGAACCCAGGGGCGAGCTTCCGATCCTTGCCACGCCCACGTGGTGTACCTTATCATGACATGTCCCCAGGGTCTCCCGGCGCGTGCCACCCGGGGTATGACGTGAACCTGCCTTCCCGTGGAGGTATCTCCGGATGATCCCTCACCGTCGGTCTGCAAGCAGTTGGGGCATTCTGGCCGTCACCCTGCTTGCCTTTATTACACAGGGCTGCGGGCAGATCCTCAACGACAACCTGTTCAGCAGCTTTGGCGGCAACGCCGTGGCGGGGCTGCCACGTCCCAATGGCGCGATTATCATCCTGGTCATGAACCAGACCAGCTCGGCGGCCGTGGTCCGCGTGCAAGTCAACAAGACTCGCTATGTCCCCGGTGACGACACCACGGGGGACGGCACCACCGGCGGTGGAACCACCGGCGACGACACGACAATCCCCGCCACTTCACTGGAGTTGAGCATCCCCCTGGAGCCCTACGGGCCCGCGACCGAGCTCGACCATGCGATGATCGTGCAGGAATGCGACGTTACCAGTATTCAATTCCTTGGAGGCAGCATTCAGAGCGACACCGGCGGAGATCCGGTCGAGATACCCGCCGACCTGCCGCCGATCACCTACGGCTCACAGCTCTTTTGCGGAGACGTGGTCGCAATCACCATCGTCGGCGTGGGCTTGCAGCCGGTGATTTCGATATACTGACATGAGCCAGAGGTTCCATGTGATGAAACGGTTACAGACACTCAGGTTCGCGACGCTCGTGGCGGCCACTCTGGCCGTCCTTGTGAGTTGCACCGGCTGCCTGAACCCCGAGTTGGTCAATCGGATCAACGGGCGGCTTTATCCGATCGTACCGGGCAATCAGCCGTTCCTGCTGGTCCGAGTGATCAATAACACCAACGCCATGTTGGACGTGCCAATCGTCTACAACGACGGGACGGCCGATCGCGAATTCGTGATCACCGGTCTGACGCCCCAGGTCCACGAGACGGGTGTCGTTCTGGATTGGCCGGTGATGCGGCTGGCACTCTGCGATCTGGACAATCCCTACAACCCAAACATCATCGCCACTCTGCCGGACGGCAGCATCAGCGCCGTGCCGTTCGGCTACAATGCTTTGGAGGCCGGTGTCCACTACATGTCGGGCGACGGGATCATCTTCTCGCTGAACGGAGATGTTCGAGCCCCGGCGTTCGTGAGGGTAAACATCGGTCGTATCGATGCGCAGACGCAGCCGGGCGGCTTTACCAGGGCTGATCCTTTTGAGGCCGCCAATCTGATTCTGCTTCTGGGCGGCTTTTGATACGGAGCAAACCATGCGCCGACGAAAGTTTCTGTTGTTCGGTCTTCTGACGGCACTGGTCGGCCTCCCGATCATCATTGGGGCCAGTTGCCCGCCACCCGATGACCCGGCCTTTGTGTCGATCATCACCGGCCCGGGCTCCACGATCGGCCAGCAACTGCCCAACTGCGAACGAGGGCGCGTCTGTATCAGCATTCTTAATCAGACGTGCACGGACACGGACGTCATGCTGTACGTCCACGACGGCTACGACCTGACGGGTACGTATGTGACTCGAAGGGCCGTGGAGTGCTGCGAGAATCAAAACGCTACCGAGCCCTGCCCGTGCTACCGATGCGGATCAAATAGCGGTGAAATGCAACTGACGCCTCCGGAACTGTTTCAGCCGCAGAATCGTTACGAAATCAGCACCGGCCAGGTCATCCGCACCATCCCAGGTCGCCAGGACCGGCTCTCGGCCTTGGGAGGCCGCATCACCATCAGTATTCGCTGCGAGGAGGTCAAGACAATCGGTCTGGAAGTCGGTTTGGAGGGCGAGCTGCCCGGTCTGATCCAGGAGCGCGCGGGCCCCGATTACCGCTGCACGAGGGTGGATCTGGATTGTGCACAGGCTTACACGGAGGATGTCGCCTGTGGGGCAACCATTCAATACACGATCGT belongs to Phycisphaerae bacterium and includes:
- a CDS encoding Gfo/Idh/MocA family oxidoreductase, whose product is MHQKSDFSRRAVLEKGLGVASAVLLGAVRLRAEDTQPTTMPADDLRCGMIGIGGRGSGLLNAVNKSPGVRVTALCDIDPKHLRAAAEKVQQDEPRLFEDYRKLIEFKDLDAVVIATPVYLHAEMAVAVLSAGLHLYCEKPLGMTVKDCKAVLEAARSAKGIYQGGTQLRYAHPWQSSIKLILSGEVGKPIFIRAHRHNVGDLPHDRQWLFEKRYCGDTIVEQAVHEFDLFNWILGGPPVRAAGFGQQSLRFEPKGRDIMDNYALSLDYGKDKKVSYSHSWISAPKIPMDGRQEIVYCEEAAVDVENGMVYPRNFGEPYKVTPAEPAGDSTQLAIDDFFKCIREKRRPLADVQAGFDGAMAAILGREAMDKERVVTMEELLKNG